In one Corallococcus sp. EGB genomic region, the following are encoded:
- a CDS encoding response regulator, whose protein sequence is MRSLILLVEDHVDSREMLEEFLTLEGFAVEVAGNGLHAWERLRRGPLPDVMLLDLMMPVMSGWELMERVQKEPRLKNLPVIVVSGAGATRPVPQGIRASIPKPLDLDDLMRALEPFRSQQSQLAAAY, encoded by the coding sequence ATGCGAAGCCTCATCCTCCTCGTGGAAGACCATGTCGACAGCCGTGAGATGCTCGAGGAATTCCTCACGCTGGAGGGGTTCGCCGTGGAGGTCGCCGGCAACGGCCTGCACGCATGGGAGCGCCTGCGGCGCGGCCCCTTGCCGGACGTGATGCTGCTGGACCTGATGATGCCGGTGATGAGCGGCTGGGAGCTGATGGAGCGCGTGCAGAAGGAGCCGCGCCTGAAGAACCTGCCCGTCATCGTCGTGTCGGGCGCGGGCGCCACCCGCCCCGTGCCCCAGGGCATCCGGGCGTCCATCCCCAAGCCGCTGGACCTGGACGACCTGATGCGCGCGTTGGAGCCGTTCCGCTCCCAGCAGTCACAATTAGCCGCCGCCTACTGA
- a CDS encoding bpX6 domain-containing protein: MSSASEAVRPRAQVHRGTVVVAAWWFHPAIVGEAEARRRVLEAWRPGVTVWALEGGHLLKLATPHPSAVESAPGLPLVLDSGVLTSAPLSPKERERLAPPPGAVVLVQAGVARVYGPGALRQVDPGTWLDVSAWRRVRVKGLGAPPAPMKTAVEPVPAPTRERFGPGVPGLAPEAERMLARMEGREVPAVEAEGFFARLRRVFSRKPGEAVLTVRREGLFTRLRRAFRSQPAGAVTVHREGLFARVRSAFRTEAQGAPGSALAPSRAGWFERLRSAFSPDTANASATATGARAGWFLRLLAGMRGDDPAKASQGSGAGEPQGPGALEQLKAWMLRNTPLGALVGRRKGDYLRHLFELFEQGDLDEALRHAIPLGKAMDERARLALGVPSPREELRIQPHGRGGAAQSFGGGPAVFDALRERYRETFRRLEREGRIDEAAFVLAELLDAAEEAVSFLERHGRFQLAAELAEGRSLPPGLVVRQWFLAKDVGRAVAIARRSGVFADAVLRLEKTHPAEAQALRLLWAESLAEAGDWSGAVDVVWPVTSARHLARAWMERGIQAGGTGGAKLLARLALESPDGLDAAREAIQDLLSDETAARAPERLAFATVLPRSGASAARGALLVPTIRSLMRDERVEGLPSNARLLQQLLGLQDPALTALRTDMPAPKVSSQQPWAESPDLPHVRVSMDRGHAGAHAVHDAVVLPGRRVLLALGEAGARLVGPDGRTLAGFDVPAFSLVLSEQGNRALALARRGDLWRVSRLDLVERRATRWCDVELDAWAPTYDGERWFIAVRDTVSMVDTLAAEPRSLWRVPEVGGTVLRMAVDAKHLSFLVLHLTPEQEFEYLDRWCYELPGGPTLRGRSNLPAPWGTPDALALTPDGEAMAGRVAVPAGDEPGVWTYVAPIVARRYHRPAQRAAERAGEVLSQSWRVTRFQKGELHTTVLRTVADYARVTVEFSGTPPQVVRLTEDWCAVHDLLGRVVWLDLRTGEVHRVPVV; encoded by the coding sequence GTGAGCTCCGCGTCCGAAGCCGTGCGTCCTCGCGCTCAGGTGCACCGGGGCACCGTGGTGGTGGCGGCCTGGTGGTTCCACCCGGCGATTGTGGGCGAGGCCGAAGCGCGCCGCCGCGTGCTGGAGGCCTGGAGGCCCGGTGTCACGGTCTGGGCGCTGGAGGGAGGCCACCTGCTGAAGCTGGCCACGCCCCACCCGAGCGCGGTGGAGTCCGCGCCTGGACTGCCGCTGGTGCTGGACTCCGGCGTGCTCACCAGCGCGCCGCTGAGCCCGAAGGAGCGCGAGCGACTGGCGCCGCCCCCGGGGGCCGTCGTGCTGGTGCAGGCGGGCGTTGCCCGGGTGTATGGGCCTGGAGCGCTGCGCCAGGTGGATCCGGGAACATGGCTGGACGTGTCGGCGTGGCGGCGCGTGCGCGTGAAGGGGCTGGGCGCGCCACCCGCGCCGATGAAGACCGCGGTGGAGCCCGTGCCCGCGCCCACGCGAGAGCGGTTCGGGCCCGGGGTGCCCGGGCTCGCGCCCGAAGCGGAGCGCATGCTGGCGCGCATGGAGGGGCGGGAGGTCCCGGCGGTGGAGGCCGAAGGCTTCTTCGCGAGACTGCGGCGGGTCTTCTCGCGGAAGCCCGGCGAAGCAGTGCTGACCGTCCGTCGTGAAGGCCTGTTCACGCGGCTGCGCCGGGCATTCCGCTCGCAGCCAGCAGGCGCGGTGACCGTGCATCGCGAGGGCCTCTTCGCACGAGTGCGCAGTGCCTTCCGAACGGAGGCGCAAGGCGCACCGGGAAGCGCGTTGGCCCCGAGTCGCGCGGGGTGGTTCGAACGTCTGCGGAGCGCGTTCTCGCCGGACACGGCCAATGCCTCCGCCACGGCCACTGGCGCACGGGCCGGTTGGTTCTTACGGCTCCTCGCCGGAATGCGCGGAGATGACCCCGCCAAAGCCTCACAGGGCTCCGGCGCTGGCGAGCCCCAAGGCCCGGGCGCGCTCGAACAGCTCAAGGCGTGGATGCTCCGGAACACGCCCCTCGGAGCGCTCGTGGGGCGGCGCAAGGGAGACTACCTGCGCCACCTCTTCGAGCTCTTCGAACAGGGCGACCTGGACGAAGCCCTGCGCCACGCCATTCCCCTGGGCAAGGCGATGGACGAACGCGCGCGGCTCGCGCTCGGTGTCCCCAGCCCGCGCGAGGAGCTGCGCATCCAACCCCACGGCCGCGGTGGGGCCGCGCAAAGCTTCGGCGGCGGCCCCGCCGTGTTCGATGCGCTGCGCGAGCGCTACCGCGAAACCTTCCGCCGCCTGGAGCGCGAAGGCCGCATCGACGAGGCCGCCTTCGTCCTCGCGGAACTCCTGGACGCGGCCGAAGAGGCCGTGTCCTTCCTGGAGCGCCACGGCCGCTTCCAGCTCGCCGCGGAGCTCGCCGAGGGGCGCAGCCTTCCGCCCGGCCTCGTGGTGCGCCAGTGGTTCCTCGCGAAGGACGTAGGGCGCGCGGTGGCCATCGCACGGCGCTCGGGCGTGTTCGCGGACGCCGTGCTGCGCCTGGAGAAGACCCACCCCGCCGAAGCGCAGGCCCTGCGCCTCTTGTGGGCGGAGTCGCTCGCGGAGGCCGGAGACTGGTCGGGCGCGGTGGACGTCGTGTGGCCGGTGACCTCCGCGCGACACCTCGCGCGCGCCTGGATGGAGCGGGGCATCCAGGCCGGCGGCACGGGGGGCGCGAAGCTCCTGGCGCGCCTGGCTCTCGAGTCCCCGGACGGCCTGGACGCCGCGCGCGAGGCCATCCAGGACCTGCTGTCGGATGAAACCGCCGCGCGCGCCCCGGAGCGCCTGGCCTTCGCCACGGTGCTGCCTCGCTCGGGCGCCTCCGCGGCCCGCGGCGCGCTCCTCGTCCCCACCATCCGCTCACTGATGCGCGACGAGAGGGTGGAGGGGCTCCCCTCCAACGCGCGGCTCCTCCAACAACTCCTCGGCCTCCAGGACCCCGCGTTGACCGCGCTGCGCACGGACATGCCGGCGCCGAAGGTCTCCTCCCAGCAGCCCTGGGCCGAGTCGCCGGACCTGCCTCACGTGCGCGTGTCGATGGACCGCGGCCACGCGGGCGCCCATGCCGTGCATGACGCCGTGGTGCTGCCGGGCCGGCGCGTGTTGCTCGCGCTGGGGGAAGCAGGGGCGCGGCTGGTGGGCCCGGACGGGCGCACGCTCGCGGGCTTCGACGTGCCGGCGTTCTCGCTCGTCCTCTCCGAGCAGGGCAATCGAGCCCTCGCGCTGGCGCGCCGGGGGGACCTGTGGCGCGTGTCGCGGCTGGACCTGGTGGAGCGCCGGGCCACACGCTGGTGCGACGTGGAGCTGGACGCGTGGGCCCCCACCTACGACGGGGAGCGGTGGTTCATCGCCGTGCGCGACACCGTGAGCATGGTGGACACGCTCGCCGCCGAGCCGCGCTCCTTGTGGCGCGTGCCGGAGGTGGGCGGCACCGTGCTCCGCATGGCCGTGGACGCGAAGCACCTCTCCTTCCTCGTCCTGCACCTCACCCCGGAGCAGGAGTTCGAATACCTGGATCGCTGGTGCTACGAGTTGCCGGGCGGCCCCACCTTGCGTGGGCGCTCGAACCTGCCGGCTCCGTGGGGGACGCCGGACGCCCTCGCGCTCACGCCCGACGGTGAGGCGATGGCCGGGCGCGTCGCGGTGCCCGCGGGCGACGAGCCCGGCGTGTGGACCTACGTGGCCCCCATCGTCGCGCGGCGCTACCACCGCCCGGCCCAGCGGGCCGCGGAGCGCGCGGGCGAGGTGCTTTCGCAATCCTGGCGCGTGACCCGCTTCCAGAAGGGCGAACTGCACACCACCGTCCTGCGCACCGTCGCCGACTACGCCCGGGTGACGGTGGAGTTCTCCGGCACTCCGCCCCAGGTCGTGCGCCTCACGGAGGACTGGTGCGCCGTCCACGACCTGCTCGGCCGCGTGGTGTGGCTGGACCTGCGCACCGGCGAGGTCCACCGCGTGCCGGTGGTGTGA
- a CDS encoding glutathione S-transferase family protein has translation MERAAPRRFRLDRVRHGIDNAGMITLYGFGRVHSKVVGLTRDLRVLWMLEELGVPYRVHGVDHPAGETREEAYRQLNPFCQVPVLDDDGFVLTETGAILLYLAEKTGQLMPTDFQGRAQVTRWCFAALTTVELPMSQLIMVDLLGDADPTGAQRRPGLVKYAEHHLTTLEAWLRERPYLTGEAFTVADILMTTVLREVRNAGVLEGFPRVSAYRERCEARPAWRRALEAYEQRLGVPAGSAR, from the coding sequence GTGGAGCGCGCCGCCCCCCGCCGGTTCCGCCTCGACAGGGTCCGGCACGGCATCGACAATGCCGGGATGATCACCCTGTATGGCTTTGGCCGCGTCCATTCGAAGGTCGTAGGGCTCACGCGCGACTTGCGCGTCCTCTGGATGCTCGAGGAGCTGGGTGTGCCCTACCGGGTGCACGGCGTGGATCATCCCGCGGGGGAAACCCGGGAAGAGGCGTACCGGCAGCTGAACCCCTTCTGTCAGGTGCCGGTGCTCGATGACGACGGTTTCGTGCTCACCGAGACGGGCGCGATCCTGCTGTACCTGGCGGAGAAGACGGGCCAGTTGATGCCCACGGACTTCCAGGGCCGCGCCCAGGTGACGCGCTGGTGCTTCGCCGCGCTCACCACCGTGGAGCTCCCCATGTCCCAGTTGATCATGGTCGACCTGCTCGGCGACGCCGACCCCACCGGCGCGCAGCGGCGTCCCGGGCTGGTGAAGTACGCCGAGCACCACCTGACCACGCTCGAGGCCTGGCTCCGGGAGCGTCCGTACCTCACCGGCGAGGCATTCACCGTGGCGGACATCCTGATGACCACGGTGCTGCGCGAGGTGCGCAACGCGGGCGTGCTCGAGGGATTCCCCCGGGTCTCCGCCTATCGCGAGCGCTGTGAGGCACGGCCCGCGTGGCGGCGAGCGCTGGAGGCCTATGAGCAGCGCCTCGGGGTCCCGGCGGGCAGCGCGCGCTAG
- a CDS encoding PAS domain-containing sensor histidine kinase has product MSLPLADFLFQSRDVLQDAWLHEAPGSGDTFMHGLSAVAARMANPDARVSDALARELSLLVQGSDGHPTTTNFRRLRDTVLRLWRERGGDDAAQVERFHDAVDAVEAAALEAHVQARLLASREAAEAARERGAGSDTPGPQRWEDIFAHLGVGVAVMDADDSTFVAANPALARMHGQPPESLKGMRLEELVAPESRGALPRHMAAASSKPFHEYEALHLRRDGSRFPAFVHVTSLRDATGRRVGRAATVLDITQRRHGEAERQRLLATIEAERARLAAVLDQLPAGVLIAEAPSGRLLLGNRALESLLGHPFRPSANLADYEASHQMFTADNQPLPDDAWPMARALRTGETRQAEPLQVRRPDGTTAHLLGSSAPVRDRDDQIVAGVVTLVDVTERRRAEDAAREAAQFGERLIAIVSHDLRNPLNAIQLSVTKLLHGDALQERDRKAVSRIARSGERMARMISELLDFTRSRLGGGIPIERVPGDVRMVVRQAVEELEAAWPERSLTLTVGPGRYDGAWDADRLLQVVSNLGGNALQYSPPDSPVRFTLSDADTNVVLEVHNGGDPIPPDLLPRLFDPFRRGAGGNTHGGLGLGLYIVEQVVKGHGGRIEVRSRASEGTVFRVLLPREHAPHPATPPHAQ; this is encoded by the coding sequence GTGTCCCTGCCCCTGGCCGACTTCCTCTTCCAGTCCCGCGACGTGCTGCAGGACGCATGGCTTCACGAAGCCCCCGGCTCCGGTGACACCTTCATGCACGGGCTGTCCGCGGTGGCGGCCCGCATGGCGAACCCGGACGCGCGCGTGTCCGACGCGCTGGCGCGCGAGCTGTCGCTCCTGGTGCAGGGCTCCGACGGGCACCCCACGACCACCAACTTCCGGCGCCTGCGCGACACGGTGCTGCGGCTGTGGCGCGAGCGGGGAGGCGACGACGCCGCGCAGGTGGAGCGCTTCCACGACGCCGTGGACGCGGTGGAGGCCGCGGCGCTGGAGGCCCATGTCCAGGCGCGGCTGCTCGCCTCGCGCGAGGCGGCGGAGGCGGCGCGCGAGCGGGGCGCTGGCTCGGATACGCCCGGGCCCCAGCGCTGGGAGGACATCTTCGCGCACCTGGGCGTGGGCGTGGCGGTGATGGACGCCGACGACAGCACGTTCGTGGCGGCGAACCCCGCGCTCGCGCGCATGCACGGGCAGCCTCCCGAGTCGCTCAAGGGCATGCGGCTGGAGGAGCTGGTCGCGCCCGAGTCCCGAGGCGCGCTGCCCCGGCACATGGCCGCCGCCAGCTCCAAGCCCTTCCACGAGTACGAAGCGCTGCACCTGCGCCGCGACGGCAGCCGCTTCCCCGCGTTCGTGCACGTGACGTCCCTGCGGGATGCCACGGGCCGCCGCGTGGGCCGCGCCGCCACGGTGCTGGACATCACCCAGCGCCGCCACGGCGAGGCGGAGCGCCAGCGCCTGCTGGCCACCATCGAGGCGGAGCGCGCGCGCCTGGCGGCGGTGTTGGACCAGCTGCCCGCGGGCGTGCTCATCGCGGAGGCGCCCAGCGGCCGGCTGCTGCTCGGCAACCGCGCGCTGGAGTCGCTGCTGGGCCACCCCTTCCGGCCCTCGGCCAACCTGGCGGACTACGAGGCGTCGCACCAGATGTTCACCGCGGACAACCAGCCGCTGCCGGACGACGCGTGGCCCATGGCCCGCGCGCTGCGCACCGGTGAGACGCGCCAGGCGGAGCCGCTCCAGGTGCGCCGGCCGGACGGCACCACCGCGCACCTGTTGGGCTCCAGCGCTCCCGTGCGCGACCGGGACGACCAGATTGTCGCGGGCGTCGTCACCCTGGTGGACGTCACCGAGCGCCGCCGCGCGGAGGATGCGGCGCGCGAGGCGGCGCAGTTCGGCGAGCGGCTCATCGCCATCGTCAGCCACGACCTGCGCAACCCCCTCAACGCCATCCAGCTGTCCGTCACCAAGCTCCTGCACGGCGACGCGCTCCAGGAGCGCGACCGCAAGGCCGTGTCCCGCATCGCACGCTCCGGCGAGCGCATGGCGCGGATGATTTCGGAGCTGCTCGACTTCACCCGCAGCCGGCTGGGCGGCGGCATCCCGATTGAGCGGGTGCCCGGCGACGTGCGCATGGTGGTGCGCCAGGCGGTGGAGGAGCTGGAGGCGGCGTGGCCGGAGCGCTCGCTCACGCTGACCGTGGGGCCGGGGCGCTACGACGGCGCCTGGGACGCGGACCGGCTGCTGCAGGTGGTGAGCAACCTGGGCGGCAACGCGCTCCAGTACAGCCCGCCGGACTCACCCGTGCGCTTCACGCTGTCGGACGCGGACACGAACGTGGTGCTGGAGGTGCACAACGGCGGAGACCCCATCCCGCCGGACCTGCTGCCGCGCCTGTTCGACCCGTTCCGGCGCGGCGCGGGCGGCAACACGCACGGCGGCCTGGGGCTGGGGCTCTACATCGTCGAACAGGTGGTGAAGGGCCACGGGGGCCGCATCGAGGTGCGCTCGCGCGCGTCCGAGGGCACCGTCTTCCGCGTGCTCCTGCCGCGCGAGCATGCGCCGCATCCCGCGACGCCGCCGCACGCTCAGTAG
- a CDS encoding acyl-CoA dehydrogenase: MSSSLHYTPNLRDIEFNLFEFLDIGHTSLGKAPFGDLDETAARQTLQTFAQLCTQELAKSFDESEHNPPKLENGEVKLPPGLKAAMGAYYDAGMHLLETPTHLGGLGAPPSLGWAAFELLLGSNPALAFFTLGNLLARVIDKLGTESQKQRFLPHILDKRWSGSMVLTEPDAGSDVGAARTKARHVDGDVWEIEGVKRFITNGESDIAENIIHMVLARPEGAAPGTKGLSLFVVPKYWVNEDGSLGAHNNVVCTKLEKKMGLKGSVTCELTFGDGKPTRGLLLGEVHDGIRQMFHIIENARMAVGLKSMAALSAGYFRALSFAKDRVQGSDLAKARDKSAPRVNILQHPDVRRMLMAQKAHAEGLRALALFTASVQDQVELQGGHRSTAAGEADVLNDMLLPLVKGYSSEKAYELLSLSLQVHGGSGFLTDYPVEQYIRDQKIDSLYEGTTHIQALDLLMRKVARDGGATLMGLLERVRATADGDEGGPELARERAALGEAVGHLQTLLGTLMGKLGESVYHVGFQGNRVLFAVAEVIIGWLLVRHAAVALERTKTNPGDKAFYDGKVASARWYCHEVLPGIAHAARMVENGNLDLMDLAEESF; the protein is encoded by the coding sequence ATGTCGTCGTCCCTGCACTACACGCCCAACCTCCGCGATATTGAGTTCAACCTCTTCGAGTTCCTGGACATCGGCCACACGTCGCTGGGCAAGGCGCCCTTCGGGGACCTGGACGAGACGGCGGCCCGGCAGACGCTGCAGACGTTCGCGCAGCTGTGCACGCAGGAGCTGGCGAAGAGCTTCGACGAGTCCGAGCACAACCCGCCCAAGCTGGAAAACGGCGAGGTGAAGCTGCCCCCCGGCCTCAAGGCCGCGATGGGCGCCTACTACGACGCGGGCATGCACCTGTTGGAGACGCCCACGCACCTGGGCGGACTGGGCGCGCCGCCGTCGCTCGGCTGGGCCGCGTTCGAGCTGCTGTTGGGCTCCAACCCCGCGCTGGCGTTCTTCACGCTGGGCAACCTGTTGGCGCGCGTCATCGACAAGCTGGGCACGGAGTCGCAGAAGCAGCGCTTCCTGCCGCACATCCTGGACAAGCGCTGGAGCGGCTCCATGGTGCTGACGGAGCCGGACGCGGGCAGCGACGTGGGCGCCGCGCGCACCAAGGCCCGCCACGTGGACGGCGACGTCTGGGAGATTGAAGGCGTCAAGCGCTTCATCACCAACGGCGAGTCGGACATCGCGGAGAACATCATCCACATGGTGCTGGCGCGTCCGGAAGGCGCGGCGCCGGGCACCAAGGGCCTGTCCCTGTTCGTGGTGCCCAAGTACTGGGTGAACGAGGACGGCAGCCTGGGCGCGCACAACAACGTCGTGTGCACCAAGCTGGAGAAGAAGATGGGCCTGAAGGGGTCCGTCACGTGCGAGCTGACGTTCGGCGACGGCAAGCCCACGCGCGGCCTCCTGCTGGGGGAGGTGCACGACGGCATCCGGCAGATGTTCCACATCATCGAGAACGCGCGCATGGCGGTGGGCCTGAAGTCCATGGCCGCGCTGTCCGCGGGCTACTTCCGCGCGCTGTCGTTCGCGAAGGACCGCGTGCAGGGCAGCGACCTGGCGAAGGCGCGCGACAAGTCGGCGCCGCGCGTGAACATCCTCCAGCACCCGGACGTGCGCCGCATGCTGATGGCGCAGAAGGCGCACGCGGAGGGCCTGCGCGCGCTGGCCCTGTTCACCGCGTCCGTGCAGGACCAGGTCGAGTTGCAGGGCGGCCACCGCTCCACGGCGGCGGGCGAGGCGGACGTGCTCAACGACATGCTGCTGCCGCTGGTGAAGGGGTACAGCTCGGAGAAGGCATATGAGCTGTTGTCCCTGTCGCTCCAGGTGCACGGCGGTTCGGGCTTCCTGACGGACTACCCCGTCGAGCAGTACATCCGGGACCAGAAGATCGACTCGCTCTACGAGGGCACCACGCACATCCAGGCGCTGGACCTGCTGATGCGCAAGGTGGCGCGCGATGGCGGCGCGACGCTGATGGGGCTGCTGGAGCGAGTCCGCGCGACGGCGGACGGCGACGAGGGCGGTCCGGAGCTGGCTCGCGAGCGCGCCGCGCTGGGCGAGGCGGTGGGCCACCTGCAGACGCTGCTCGGCACGCTGATGGGCAAGCTGGGCGAGTCCGTCTACCACGTGGGCTTCCAGGGCAACCGCGTGCTGTTCGCCGTGGCGGAGGTCATCATCGGCTGGCTGCTGGTGCGCCACGCCGCGGTGGCGCTGGAGCGCACGAAGACCAACCCCGGTGACAAGGCCTTCTACGATGGCAAGGTGGCCAGCGCCCGCTGGTACTGCCACGAGGTCCTGCCCGGCATCGCGCACGCCGCGCGCATGGTGGAGAACGGCAACCTGGACCTGATGGACCTGGCGGAAGAGTCGTTCTAG
- a CDS encoding response regulator, translating to MALGIHHLLLVEDDPSWRERVDRAAREAGFLVSSVADGAEALDWLRHRPRAQHPDLILLDLMLPRMDGWELYGQLRTDTRLRHLTVMMMSTASGAPSVPLHGVLGFLRKPPQPEALVRVLAERLRELPGRPPEPPRMPYSLRVPDESLYALHALPSPIRHAVRVHLLRAAELAATELPLASSWLMALHSDHPSLLVTVEGVRVVLEVDDGACALTASIVIVPSHLRCA from the coding sequence ATGGCCCTGGGCATCCACCACCTGCTGCTCGTCGAGGATGATCCGTCCTGGCGGGAGCGTGTGGACCGGGCGGCGCGGGAGGCGGGCTTCCTGGTGTCGTCCGTGGCGGATGGCGCGGAGGCGTTGGACTGGCTGCGTCATCGTCCGCGCGCGCAGCATCCGGACCTCATCCTCCTGGACCTGATGTTGCCGCGGATGGATGGATGGGAGCTGTACGGGCAGCTGCGCACGGACACGCGGCTGCGGCACCTGACGGTGATGATGATGTCCACCGCGAGCGGTGCGCCGAGCGTGCCGCTGCATGGCGTGTTGGGCTTCCTGCGCAAGCCGCCGCAGCCGGAGGCGCTGGTGCGGGTCCTGGCGGAGCGGCTGCGGGAGCTGCCCGGGCGCCCTCCCGAACCGCCGCGCATGCCGTACTCGCTGCGGGTGCCGGACGAGTCGCTCTACGCGCTGCACGCCCTGCCATCTCCAATCCGCCACGCGGTGCGCGTGCATCTCCTGCGCGCCGCGGAGCTGGCGGCCACGGAGCTGCCGCTGGCGTCGTCGTGGCTGATGGCGCTGCACAGCGATCATCCCTCGCTGCTGGTGACGGTGGAGGGCGTGCGCGTGGTGCTGGAGGTGGACGACGGTGCCTGCGCGCTGACGGCGAGCATCGTCATCGTGCCCAGCCACCTGCGCTGCGCCTGA
- a CDS encoding LysM peptidoglycan-binding domain-containing protein — protein sequence MSYRIQSGDTLSALAQRYGTSVDSLMKANPQITNKDLIYAGTTLNIPGSRDSFESGAQGLRGGSSGSSGNSGAGDVMAPTGGAGPATRGPGGSPYDIAVSHLGKNAGSLKYETTGVGADMEDWVPNNVNCANFVSACLEQAGQIKNSQHSASVMTLQSNLDRDPNFQRVSLKDAKPGDVVCMKVGSGEHVVMFAGWKDGKPQFIGSNNVNSDGSQRISYSSMNYPIMSVHQYRG from the coding sequence ATGAGCTACCGCATCCAGTCCGGTGACACCCTCTCTGCCCTGGCCCAGCGTTACGGCACGTCCGTGGACTCGCTGATGAAGGCCAACCCGCAGATCACCAACAAGGACCTCATCTACGCGGGCACGACGCTGAACATCCCCGGCTCGCGCGACAGCTTCGAGTCCGGCGCCCAGGGCTTGCGCGGCGGGTCCAGCGGGTCCAGCGGCAACAGCGGCGCGGGCGACGTGATGGCGCCAACGGGCGGCGCGGGCCCGGCCACTCGCGGCCCCGGCGGCAGCCCGTACGACATCGCGGTGTCACACCTGGGCAAGAACGCCGGTTCGCTGAAGTACGAGACGACCGGCGTGGGCGCGGACATGGAGGACTGGGTCCCCAACAACGTGAACTGCGCCAACTTCGTCTCCGCGTGCCTGGAGCAGGCCGGGCAGATCAAGAACAGCCAGCACAGCGCGTCCGTGATGACGCTCCAGTCGAACCTGGACCGCGACCCGAACTTCCAGCGCGTGAGCCTCAAGGACGCCAAGCCCGGCGACGTCGTCTGCATGAAGGTGGGCAGCGGCGAGCACGTGGTGATGTTCGCGGGCTGGAAGGACGGCAAGCCCCAGTTCATCGGCTCCAACAACGTGAACTCGGACGGCTCGCAGCGCATCAGCTACTCGTCGATGAACTACCCCATCATGTCCGTGCACCAGTACCGGGGCTGA